One stretch of Segatella copri DNA includes these proteins:
- a CDS encoding hybrid sensor histidine kinase/response regulator transcription factor — translation MKPRIMMISMKSNLRTMRYIGLLLMFIFCLTAQNMMAQRGKLFNSDNQLSSNLATQVFQDSNGFIWIATRNGLNIYDGYNFTTIRKTKEDDRGLSSNYINCITQDIQGHILLGTNNSLLLYNGKSFANIPLLDSKNQPFSTYVTQVYRLKNNDIAVVTSGYGIMLKKENAEVCYAMKGEVENLKFIHKILEDKQDRLWIILENGKLYRADKKGKLTKQIPGAETLEAKDIRQDNKGNIYLATKNDGIYLLKAGSTIFTKIAGIGNLPIDNIYISRDQRLFIGCDGMGIFVYNPVTGFLQNNPLFSREVNLAKCKITSIIEDFTGNIWVSMLQKGVFMQSQAQCDFNYMGYRLGNRNVIGENSITSLCANQGNQVWVGTDKDGLYLFDIKTGSINSHLLSNTTVLALCKDKKGRTWVGTYTDGIGFIDAGGSFHPFSLGIGNQAGIFDIQEDPQGNVWFATMGEGLFRLSPDGSIKQWKALYGADNNLKKNSIPNDYLVKLSISKDGKRIFVATSVGLACYDQQKNSWTSTFGGVNCLNKGCFSHCVYSDSKNRVWFGTEDGAICYDPKKGYAHPKIYNTELGLSDNSVASIIEDYKGRIWIGTSCGLNQVNTEKGTINKYFSDNGLQSNEFSDAAACTLWGGKMLVMGGTGGINWFDTDKVKQHPWQAKVTISGLLVDNKPVYRDMESGIYTITDKGVYNSDKFSLSHEDNTFTIQLSTLTYNNVEQISYAYSINGEDWRTIQSGMNELSFSHMPAGTYKFRVKAICNGYETPVKEFSIIVHPAWYASIWARLCYLLAFLGLCLLYIKHRKRKIEDQLILQQHIHAEEMGEAKLKFFMNISHEIRTPLTLILTPLFTLIKEDKDAHRQGIYDMMRKNSERILHLINQMMDLRKIDKGQMVMHMSKTDMVAFIGDEYKLFCQQAVAKSIQFTFEHEDETLPVWIDRDNFDKVLMNVLSNAFKFTPTGGRIRITLSHSPHHVRIAIKDSGKGIQEEKLETIFQRFYQSTTTSNDRNVGTGIGLDLTRSLVELHYGTITAANNKTLDEADWKEGSQFLITLPLGNEHLKPEEMIDAPEPQTAEDIKELEENMEEGNEENAADTANDAEEDFKSKAKSTIAVVEDDEAIRNFLKTQLQETYNILTFCNGKEALPEIIKQKPNLVISDIMMPEMDGNTLCTKIKNNVNTNHIPVILLTAMSREEDQLTGLQSGADAYLVKPFNMDILRRTIINLLNVRRTLKNKFMGNESQSDRQLAIEKDLSPKDQLMEQVMKVINDNMDNEDLSVDMIAREVGLSRVHLHRRMKELTNQTPHAFIRNTRLQYAEKLLSHSNKTITDIMYACGFSNPASFSTMFKNFYGSSPRDYMQAHRKI, via the coding sequence ATGAAACCAAGAATCATGATGATTTCCATGAAATCAAACCTCAGAACAATGAGATACATCGGTCTTTTACTGATGTTTATCTTCTGTCTCACTGCGCAGAACATGATGGCGCAGCGAGGAAAACTTTTCAATTCAGACAACCAGCTTTCGAGCAACCTTGCCACTCAGGTGTTCCAGGATTCAAATGGTTTCATTTGGATTGCCACCCGTAACGGCTTGAATATCTATGATGGCTATAACTTTACGACCATCAGAAAAACCAAGGAAGACGACAGAGGACTGAGCAGCAATTACATCAACTGTATTACCCAAGATATCCAGGGGCATATTCTGTTGGGTACAAACAACTCTCTCCTTTTATATAATGGAAAGAGTTTTGCCAATATTCCGCTGCTCGACTCCAAGAACCAGCCTTTCAGCACCTATGTAACCCAGGTTTATCGTCTGAAAAACAACGATATTGCCGTAGTTACATCGGGATATGGAATTATGCTCAAGAAAGAAAATGCAGAAGTATGCTATGCTATGAAGGGCGAAGTGGAGAACCTGAAATTCATACATAAGATTCTGGAAGATAAACAGGATAGACTTTGGATTATCCTGGAGAACGGCAAACTATACCGTGCCGACAAGAAAGGGAAACTGACCAAACAGATTCCTGGAGCAGAAACGCTGGAAGCAAAAGATATCAGGCAAGACAACAAGGGCAACATTTATCTTGCTACCAAGAATGATGGTATTTACCTTCTCAAGGCAGGTTCAACCATCTTCACCAAGATAGCCGGCATAGGCAATCTTCCTATTGACAACATCTATATCAGCCGCGACCAGCGCTTGTTTATCGGTTGCGATGGTATGGGTATCTTCGTGTATAATCCTGTAACAGGATTCTTGCAAAATAATCCTCTGTTCAGCCGTGAAGTAAATCTTGCCAAGTGCAAGATTACCAGCATTATAGAAGATTTTACGGGAAACATCTGGGTGAGTATGCTCCAGAAGGGCGTATTCATGCAGTCGCAGGCTCAATGCGATTTCAACTATATGGGCTACCGTTTGGGCAACCGCAATGTGATAGGCGAAAACAGCATCACAAGTCTGTGTGCCAACCAGGGCAATCAAGTCTGGGTGGGCACCGACAAGGATGGTCTTTACCTCTTTGACATAAAAACCGGTAGCATCAACAGCCATTTATTAAGCAACACCACGGTACTGGCACTCTGCAAAGACAAGAAAGGCAGAACATGGGTAGGAACCTATACTGACGGCATCGGATTTATAGATGCGGGGGGGTCTTTCCATCCATTCAGCCTAGGCATTGGAAACCAGGCGGGCATCTTTGATATCCAGGAAGACCCACAGGGAAATGTCTGGTTTGCCACCATGGGCGAAGGACTTTTCCGCCTTTCTCCAGATGGAAGCATCAAGCAATGGAAAGCACTATATGGTGCCGACAACAACCTGAAAAAGAACAGTATTCCTAACGATTACCTCGTGAAACTCAGCATCTCCAAAGATGGTAAGCGGATTTTCGTTGCCACTTCTGTAGGCCTGGCTTGCTATGACCAGCAGAAGAATAGCTGGACTTCCACTTTCGGTGGCGTCAACTGTCTGAACAAGGGCTGTTTCTCACATTGCGTTTATTCTGACAGCAAGAATCGCGTATGGTTTGGCACTGAAGACGGCGCAATCTGCTATGATCCGAAGAAGGGATATGCTCATCCGAAGATTTATAACACAGAACTTGGACTTTCAGACAACAGCGTAGCCAGCATTATAGAAGATTACAAGGGCAGAATCTGGATAGGAACTAGCTGTGGTTTAAACCAGGTAAATACAGAAAAAGGTACCATCAACAAGTACTTCTCGGACAATGGCTTACAGAGTAATGAGTTCAGCGATGCAGCAGCCTGCACACTCTGGGGAGGAAAGATGCTGGTAATGGGTGGAACAGGCGGTATCAACTGGTTTGATACAGACAAGGTGAAACAACATCCTTGGCAGGCAAAAGTTACCATATCAGGACTTCTTGTGGACAACAAACCTGTATACCGGGATATGGAATCGGGCATCTACACCATTACAGATAAAGGGGTATATAACAGCGACAAGTTCTCCTTATCTCATGAAGACAACACCTTCACCATCCAACTGTCTACTCTTACATATAATAATGTAGAGCAGATCAGTTACGCCTACAGCATCAATGGTGAGGATTGGCGAACCATACAGTCTGGCATGAACGAGCTGTCATTCTCACACATGCCAGCAGGCACCTATAAGTTCCGTGTCAAGGCCATCTGCAACGGATACGAAACCCCTGTCAAGGAGTTCTCCATCATCGTTCACCCAGCCTGGTATGCCAGCATCTGGGCAAGACTCTGCTATCTGCTAGCCTTCCTGGGGCTCTGTCTGCTCTATATCAAGCACCGCAAACGCAAGATAGAAGACCAGCTCATATTGCAGCAGCATATCCATGCGGAAGAGATGGGCGAAGCAAAACTGAAGTTCTTCATGAACATCAGCCACGAAATCCGTACCCCATTGACTCTTATCCTCACTCCGCTGTTCACGCTGATTAAGGAAGACAAAGACGCTCACCGACAGGGCATCTACGATATGATGCGCAAGAACTCGGAACGAATCCTGCACCTGATTAACCAGATGATGGACCTGAGAAAGATTGACAAGGGACAGATGGTGATGCACATGAGCAAAACCGATATGGTTGCATTCATTGGCGATGAATACAAACTCTTCTGCCAGCAAGCGGTGGCCAAGAGCATCCAATTCACCTTTGAGCACGAAGATGAAACACTCCCGGTATGGATAGACCGCGACAACTTTGACAAGGTATTGATGAATGTCCTGTCAAACGCCTTCAAGTTTACACCGACAGGCGGCAGAATCCGTATCACCCTCTCCCACTCGCCTCATCATGTCCGCATAGCCATCAAGGATAGCGGCAAGGGCATTCAAGAGGAAAAACTCGAAACAATCTTCCAGCGCTTCTATCAGAGTACCACCACTTCTAATGACCGGAATGTAGGTACGGGAATCGGTCTCGACCTGACCCGCTCGCTCGTGGAACTGCACTACGGAACCATTACAGCTGCCAACAACAAGACACTTGATGAAGCCGACTGGAAGGAAGGAAGCCAGTTCCTCATCACGCTGCCTCTGGGCAACGAGCATCTGAAACCGGAAGAAATGATAGATGCACCGGAGCCACAGACTGCTGAAGACATCAAGGAACTGGAAGAAAACATGGAGGAAGGAAACGAAGAGAATGCTGCCGATACAGCCAATGACGCCGAAGAAGATTTCAAGAGCAAGGCAAAGAGCACCATCGCTGTGGTAGAAGACGATGAGGCTATACGTAATTTTCTGAAGACCCAACTACAGGAAACCTACAATATCCTTACCTTCTGCAACGGAAAGGAGGCGCTGCCGGAGATTATCAAGCAGAAGCCAAACCTCGTTATCTCAGACATCATGATGCCAGAAATGGACGGAAACACGCTCTGTACCAAGATCAAGAACAATGTGAACACCAACCACATTCCGGTGATTCTGCTCACAGCGATGAGCAGAGAGGAAGACCAGCTGACCGGTTTGCAGTCGGGTGCCGATGCCTATTTGGTGAAGCCGTTCAATATGGACATTCTGCGCCGCACCATCATCAACCTGCTCAACGTGCGCCGTACTTTGAAAAACAAGTTTATGGGCAACGAGAGCCAGAGCGACAGGCAACTCGCGATAGAAAAAGACCTGTCGCCAAAAGACCAGCTGATGGAACAGGTGATGAAGGTAATCAATGATAACATGGATAATGAGGACCTGAGTGTGGATATGATTGCCCGCGAAGTAGGACTGAGCCGTGTGCATCTGCACCGCCGAATGAAGGAACTGACCAACCAGACGCCACACGCCTTCATCCGCAATACCCGTCTGCAGTATGCCGAAAAGTTGCTGAGTCACTCTAATAAGACGATAACAGACATCATGTATGCCTGTGGTTTCTCCAACCCAGCCAGCTTCAGCACCATGTTCAAGAACTTTTATGGCTCTTCGCCTCGCGATTATATGCAGGCACACCGGAAAATCTAG
- a CDS encoding cellulase family glycosylhydrolase — protein sequence MNRKKLLISLAMAMLSMAGQAADNLPALRVQGKNLVDANGKTVVLHGVMDTPNRYFNGNRWGTGGYTYSDIKPCLNYFEKMFTAITDKEQGAYCTVFRLHMDPCWTNYNAPAGTGENNIQYFSETRYETFLSKLYVKLVEKALAHGLYVIVRPPGVCPQNIKVGDEYQAYLKKVWNLFASNATIQKNAGQVSIELANEPINVLLANGSQSDKALHDFFQPVVDEIRATGFKGIIWVPGSGYQSNYVGYSKYPITDKENNFSYAVHVYSGWYGNMTDKNCNHDAFIRNFKSQVPMVETKPIMVTEIDWSPEDPDKKNEGHYNEWGEWTQPNLGSWATASTSKWGLAWKAVHDHFGNIGMTITHPQEYYDIDEYLKTGKVIPGFQNAKKHGLFEECCGYACMNWYKEWYLKQNTTGIKQTETQADVVSTLYYNIEGKEVEKPTAGVYIIKQLLSNGKIRSRKVFLK from the coding sequence ATGAACAGAAAGAAATTGTTAATATCACTCGCTATGGCTATGCTGTCAATGGCGGGACAGGCTGCCGATAATCTGCCGGCACTTCGTGTGCAGGGTAAGAATCTAGTAGATGCCAATGGTAAAACTGTGGTTCTTCATGGTGTGATGGACACGCCTAACAGATACTTCAACGGCAATCGTTGGGGCACGGGTGGATATACTTACAGCGACATTAAACCTTGTCTCAATTATTTCGAGAAGATGTTTACCGCCATCACTGACAAGGAGCAGGGAGCTTATTGCACCGTCTTCCGTCTGCACATGGACCCATGCTGGACCAACTATAATGCGCCAGCAGGAACGGGTGAAAACAATATCCAGTATTTTAGTGAGACTCGATACGAGACATTCTTGAGCAAACTTTATGTCAAGCTTGTGGAGAAAGCCTTGGCTCATGGACTATATGTAATCGTTCGCCCTCCTGGCGTTTGTCCACAGAATATCAAGGTGGGAGATGAGTATCAGGCTTATCTGAAGAAGGTGTGGAATCTCTTCGCTTCCAATGCCACCATCCAGAAGAATGCCGGACAGGTGAGCATCGAGCTAGCCAATGAGCCTATTAATGTGTTGCTGGCAAATGGCTCTCAATCAGACAAGGCTCTCCATGATTTCTTCCAGCCTGTGGTGGATGAGATTCGTGCCACTGGCTTCAAGGGTATTATCTGGGTGCCAGGTTCTGGCTATCAGAGCAACTATGTGGGCTATTCCAAATATCCTATTACCGATAAGGAGAACAATTTCTCTTATGCCGTGCATGTTTATTCCGGATGGTATGGAAATATGACCGATAAGAATTGCAATCACGATGCTTTCATCCGCAACTTCAAGAGTCAGGTGCCGATGGTAGAGACGAAACCTATCATGGTAACGGAGATAGACTGGAGTCCGGAAGATCCGGACAAGAAGAACGAAGGTCACTACAATGAGTGGGGAGAGTGGACGCAACCTAACCTGGGAAGCTGGGCAACAGCATCAACTTCGAAATGGGGATTGGCATGGAAGGCAGTTCACGACCACTTTGGCAATATCGGAATGACGATTACCCATCCACAGGAATATTACGATATTGATGAATATCTTAAAACGGGCAAGGTGATTCCAGGTTTCCAGAATGCCAAGAAGCACGGATTGTTTGAAGAATGTTGCGGTTATGCCTGTATGAACTGGTATAAAGAATGGTATTTGAAACAAAATACAACAGGAATTAAACAAACAGAAACCCAGGCAGACGTGGTTTCCACCTTATATTATAATATAGAAGGAAAAGAGGTAGAAAAGCCAACTGCTGGTGTTTATATAATAAAACAACTGTTAAGTAATGGAAAAATACGTTCTCGCAAGGTTTTTCTAAAATGA
- a CDS encoding RagB/SusD family nutrient uptake outer membrane protein has protein sequence MKNKIKNFLLMGCVSLALGTSLNSCQDYLDKEADSTVSENDAFVNFRNFQGYVEEIYNCIPDKEKCNWCPSWNWGDDEIFNPEADGRMTHQVDLGNFRAWQTTGNWLYKDGSNPTSTDKFNHSLWPHAWYCIRKANQGLANLDKLVASKAEKDLIAGQLYFFRAWWHTELMQYFGGLPYIDTYLDLNSELNLPRLSYQKCAEKAAADYRKAADLLPINWDNEYDGAATQGKNDLRINKIMALGYLGKTYLWAASPLMKDGAQVGASKNGKTYDYDEEFAKKAAEVFGELLTLVEGGQTQYGLAEFKYKDIYNHERSADANSCFSDIFYTKKQNWKMPGSIEAIFRGPSSDFNGSNWNTSKVFGPKVQKVVGHDNVIHQPTANLIAAYGMANGEPAYIVENGKLVPNIAGGFDPTHPYKNRDPRFYHDIVFDGFKYLNGTPGQWANLQYCQLYTGGNMRPVANGSRTGYFIQKLVPHTCNEVDRDYDWGSAFHCYLPYMRLADIYLMYAEACAAFGGASGKATNFSKTAEDAINTLRDRCGAGHVAPEYVADAHKFMDEVRREREVELAFEGFRFNDLQRWLLLTEAPYNVKYSDEFDRVEGADFYKEKDPADAQVANFRQEAILTRHFTAKHYWFPLPIKDVYLYQELSQNPGW, from the coding sequence ATGAAAAATAAGATAAAGAATTTTTTGTTGATGGGATGCGTCTCGCTGGCTCTCGGTACCTCGCTCAACTCTTGCCAGGACTATCTTGACAAGGAGGCCGATTCTACAGTCTCAGAAAATGACGCATTTGTAAACTTCCGTAACTTTCAGGGTTACGTAGAGGAGATTTACAACTGTATCCCTGATAAGGAAAAATGTAACTGGTGTCCTTCTTGGAACTGGGGTGATGATGAAATCTTCAACCCAGAGGCTGATGGCCGTATGACACACCAGGTAGACTTGGGCAACTTCCGTGCTTGGCAGACCACTGGTAACTGGCTTTACAAGGATGGCAGCAACCCTACATCTACAGATAAGTTCAACCACTCACTTTGGCCACATGCTTGGTATTGCATTCGTAAGGCTAACCAGGGCTTGGCTAATCTCGATAAGTTGGTAGCTAGCAAGGCAGAGAAAGACCTCATTGCTGGTCAGCTTTACTTCTTCCGTGCATGGTGGCACACTGAGTTGATGCAGTACTTTGGTGGTTTGCCATACATTGATACCTATTTGGATCTCAATTCAGAGCTCAATTTGCCTCGTCTCTCTTATCAGAAGTGTGCAGAGAAGGCTGCTGCTGATTATCGCAAGGCTGCCGATCTGTTGCCTATCAACTGGGACAATGAGTATGATGGTGCTGCCACACAGGGCAAGAACGACCTTCGTATCAACAAGATCATGGCACTCGGTTATCTGGGCAAGACTTATCTCTGGGCTGCCAGCCCATTGATGAAGGATGGCGCACAGGTAGGAGCTAGCAAGAATGGCAAGACATACGACTATGATGAGGAGTTTGCCAAGAAGGCAGCTGAGGTCTTCGGTGAGTTGCTCACATTGGTTGAGGGTGGCCAGACACAATATGGGTTGGCTGAGTTCAAATATAAGGACATCTACAATCATGAGCGTTCTGCCGATGCTAACTCTTGCTTCTCTGATATCTTCTATACCAAGAAGCAGAACTGGAAAATGCCTGGATCTATTGAGGCTATCTTCCGTGGTCCATCTTCAGACTTCAACGGCTCTAACTGGAATACCTCTAAGGTGTTTGGCCCTAAGGTACAGAAAGTGGTTGGACATGACAATGTGATTCACCAGCCTACAGCTAACTTGATAGCTGCTTACGGTATGGCTAATGGTGAGCCCGCTTACATCGTAGAGAATGGCAAGTTGGTTCCTAACATAGCAGGTGGTTTCGATCCTACTCATCCATATAAGAACCGTGACCCACGCTTCTATCACGACATCGTGTTTGATGGCTTCAAGTATCTGAATGGTACTCCTGGTCAGTGGGCTAACTTGCAGTACTGCCAGTTGTATACAGGTGGCAATATGCGTCCAGTGGCTAATGGCAGCCGTACAGGTTACTTCATCCAGAAGTTGGTTCCTCATACATGTAATGAGGTGGATCGCGACTACGATTGGGGTTCAGCATTCCACTGTTACTTGCCATATATGCGTCTGGCTGACATCTATCTGATGTATGCTGAGGCTTGTGCTGCGTTTGGTGGTGCTTCTGGCAAGGCTACTAACTTTAGCAAGACTGCTGAGGATGCCATCAATACCCTTCGTGATCGTTGTGGCGCTGGTCATGTGGCTCCAGAGTATGTAGCTGATGCACATAAGTTCATGGACGAGGTTCGCCGTGAGCGTGAGGTGGAACTTGCTTTCGAGGGCTTCCGTTTCAACGACTTGCAGCGCTGGTTGCTCCTGACCGAGGCTCCTTACAATGTAAAGTACTCTGATGAGTTTGACCGTGTTGAGGGTGCCGATTTCTACAAGGAGAAAGACCCAGCTGATGCTCAGGTGGCTAACTTCCGCCAGGAAGCGATCTTGACTCGTCACTTCACAGCCAAGCACTATTGGTTCCCATTGCCTATCAAGGATGTTTATCTCTATCAAGAGCTTAGTCAGAATCCTGGTTGGTAA
- a CDS encoding SusC/RagA family TonB-linked outer membrane protein, whose translation MIEQVLTMKRTAALCLVGAFCSLNVQAQKIHVKGNLVDGTGEPLIGATVKVKGNASVGTVTDFDGNFSIDVPSENSSLVFTYVGMKTKEVKIGKKREFKLSLEDDNAIGEVVVVGYGQQKKASVVGSIAQTTGEVLERAAGVSDIGAALTGNLPGVVTVQGNGMPGEEEPQIIIRGASSWNNSDPLVLVDGIERPMSSVDIGSVESISVLKDASATAVYGVKGANGVILITTKRGKEGKAKIDVGFNATLKAPSKLPNKYDSYDALMFRNRAVEHELGVSPESWSYIRPQSFIENYRNQTTQEQRERYANVDWQDALFKKSAMSYNANVNVSGGTSFVKYFASADFVHEGDLFREYDNGRNYNSGYGYNRINVRSNLDFSITRTTTLKVNVSGSNGVRKAPWSNMSNSEWQIGQQWAGAYNIAPDVFLPQYSDGSWGYYPNASNVSNSAQNLAIGGTAQATTTRINTDFTLEQKLDFITKGLNLRGTVSWDNVFVETSRGINDLNNTAQTKYVDPETGNITYGQIYESNNKFDWKQGVNWSTSGGSVDNNQTVRNLYYQLQLNWARKFGQHDVTAMGLFSRQENARGSVMPTYREDWAFRATYSYAGRYNIEYNGAYNGSEKFSKDNRFAFFNSGAIGWTITEENFMKYLRDKHIIDMLKFRASYGEIGDDNLGDPFDSSRRWLYMNQWAYGGNTVMDLDHTNSIYTWYRQNTLGNKDVKWETVKKTNFGIDYGFLGGLITGSLDFFCDRRNDILIFGDNRSIPSYFGTTAPTINKGKVRTSGYELELKLNKKFANGIRLWGNFNMTHAKNKVLLKDDAQLTPNYQKEAGYSMGQYRSYIDRGFINDIDDLIGSPAHESNDNHRLVGDYYIVDFNGDGVVDSKDSAPVGYSSSPQNTYNATIGIEYKGFSAFAQFYGVTNVTRDVTLTSFGNKLDNVYDTGTWWDKNESSPESIIPRWGATQSDYSNGTQFLYDGSYIRLKNVEIAYTWTKGWIKALGMNYLKVYLNGNNLWLWTRMPDDREANLGGGGFLGAYPTVRRFNLGVKFSL comes from the coding sequence ATGATTGAACAAGTGTTAACAATGAAACGGACAGCAGCCTTATGCTTGGTGGGAGCTTTCTGCAGCTTGAATGTTCAAGCCCAGAAAATCCATGTCAAGGGTAATCTTGTTGACGGTACAGGTGAACCTCTGATAGGTGCCACTGTAAAAGTAAAAGGTAATGCCAGCGTCGGTACGGTCACCGACTTTGACGGAAACTTCAGCATCGATGTGCCTTCTGAAAACTCTTCTCTCGTATTTACCTACGTAGGTATGAAGACCAAGGAAGTGAAAATCGGTAAGAAGAGAGAGTTCAAACTCTCATTGGAAGATGACAACGCTATCGGCGAAGTCGTAGTCGTAGGTTATGGTCAGCAGAAGAAGGCATCTGTCGTAGGTTCTATTGCACAGACCACAGGTGAGGTGCTGGAACGTGCTGCCGGTGTCAGCGACATTGGTGCTGCCTTAACTGGTAACCTTCCTGGTGTGGTAACTGTTCAGGGCAATGGTATGCCTGGTGAGGAGGAGCCACAGATCATTATTCGTGGTGCTAGTTCTTGGAACAACAGTGACCCTCTCGTCCTGGTCGATGGTATCGAGCGTCCTATGAGTAGTGTAGACATTGGTTCTGTAGAGAGCATCTCTGTATTGAAGGATGCATCTGCCACTGCCGTTTATGGTGTGAAGGGTGCCAATGGTGTCATCTTGATTACTACCAAGCGTGGTAAGGAAGGCAAGGCTAAGATTGATGTAGGCTTCAACGCTACATTGAAGGCTCCTTCTAAGTTGCCTAACAAGTATGATTCATACGATGCCTTGATGTTCCGCAACAGGGCAGTGGAGCATGAGTTGGGTGTTTCTCCTGAATCTTGGTCTTACATCCGTCCTCAATCATTTATTGAGAATTATCGCAACCAGACCACACAAGAGCAACGCGAGCGTTATGCTAACGTGGATTGGCAGGATGCCCTCTTCAAGAAGAGCGCCATGTCATATAATGCCAATGTCAATGTGAGCGGTGGTACAAGCTTCGTGAAGTATTTTGCTTCTGCCGACTTTGTACACGAGGGTGACCTCTTCCGTGAGTATGATAACGGACGTAACTATAACTCTGGCTATGGATACAATCGTATCAATGTGCGCAGTAACTTGGACTTCTCTATCACTAGAACTACTACATTAAAGGTAAATGTATCTGGTTCTAATGGTGTGCGCAAGGCTCCTTGGAGCAACATGAGCAATAGCGAGTGGCAGATAGGACAGCAGTGGGCTGGTGCTTATAACATCGCTCCAGATGTATTCTTGCCTCAGTATAGCGATGGCTCTTGGGGTTATTATCCAAATGCGTCTAACGTAAGTAACTCTGCTCAGAACCTCGCCATCGGTGGTACAGCGCAGGCTACTACTACTCGTATCAATACCGACTTTACCTTGGAGCAGAAACTCGACTTCATCACCAAGGGTTTGAACTTGCGTGGTACCGTTTCTTGGGACAACGTGTTTGTTGAGACGAGCCGTGGTATCAATGACTTGAACAATACAGCTCAGACCAAGTATGTTGATCCGGAGACTGGCAATATAACATATGGCCAGATATATGAGTCAAACAATAAGTTCGACTGGAAACAGGGCGTTAACTGGAGTACTTCAGGTGGTTCGGTTGATAACAACCAGACTGTTCGCAATCTTTACTATCAGTTGCAGCTCAACTGGGCTCGCAAGTTCGGACAGCATGATGTTACAGCCATGGGCTTGTTCTCTCGTCAGGAGAATGCACGTGGTAGTGTGATGCCTACTTACCGTGAGGACTGGGCATTCCGTGCTACTTATAGCTATGCTGGTCGTTACAACATCGAGTATAACGGTGCTTACAACGGATCAGAAAAGTTTAGCAAGGACAATCGCTTCGCCTTCTTCAATTCTGGAGCCATCGGTTGGACCATCACTGAGGAAAACTTCATGAAGTATCTTCGTGACAAGCACATCATTGATATGTTGAAGTTCCGTGCATCTTACGGTGAGATTGGTGATGATAACCTGGGCGATCCATTCGACTCTTCTCGTCGTTGGCTCTACATGAACCAGTGGGCATACGGAGGCAACACAGTGATGGATCTTGACCATACCAACAGTATCTACACATGGTATCGCCAGAATACATTGGGTAATAAAGATGTGAAGTGGGAGACTGTGAAGAAGACCAACTTCGGTATTGATTATGGTTTCTTGGGTGGTTTGATTACCGGTTCGCTCGATTTCTTCTGCGACCGTCGTAACGACATTTTGATCTTTGGTGATAACCGCTCCATCCCATCTTACTTTGGTACTACAGCTCCTACTATCAATAAGGGTAAGGTTCGTACCAGTGGTTACGAGTTGGAGTTGAAGCTCAACAAGAAATTTGCCAATGGCATCCGCCTCTGGGGTAACTTCAATATGACCCATGCCAAGAACAAGGTGCTCTTGAAGGATGACGCTCAGCTCACTCCTAACTATCAGAAGGAGGCTGGCTACTCTATGGGTCAGTATCGCTCATACATTGATCGTGGCTTTATCAACGACATCGATGACTTGATTGGTTCTCCAGCTCATGAGTCTAATGACAACCACCGCTTGGTAGGCGATTACTACATCGTAGACTTCAATGGTGATGGTGTGGTAGATAGCAAGGACTCAGCTCCAGTAGGTTATAGCTCAAGCCCTCAGAATACATACAATGCCACTATCGGTATCGAGTATAAGGGCTTCTCTGCTTTCGCTCAGTTCTATGGTGTAACCAATGTAACTCGTGACGTAACCTTGACAAGCTTTGGCAATAAGTTGGACAATGTTTATGACACTGGTACTTGGTGGGACAAGAATGAGTCTTCTCCAGAATCTATCATTCCTCGTTGGGGTGCTACCCAGTCTGATTACAGCAATGGTACTCAGTTCCTCTATGATGGTTCGTACATCCGTCTGAAGAACGTAGAGATTGCTTATACTTGGACCAAGGGATGGATCAAGGCTCTCGGTATGAACTACCTCAAGGTATACTTGAATGGTAACAACCTCTGGCTTTGGACTCGTATGCCTGATGACCGTGAGGCTAACCTCGGTGGTGGCGGTTTCCTTGGAGCATATCCTACAGTACGCCGCTTCAACTTAGGTGTTAAATTCTCATTGTAA